The proteins below come from a single Limosilactobacillus reuteri genomic window:
- a CDS encoding GNAT family N-acetyltransferase has protein sequence MNNQITLAYLDHDDLDALQVVSVVSFYESFIDGADPLDMQEYLQTQLTTEILAVELAQSTSKFIGIKDHQILIGYMKVNDEKDAIEIQRLYLLKDYQNKGLGQRLLDEANRYAKTKQKRYLRLAVYEKNHAAIRFYERYGFKKIGIKHFLLGKQDRICPILEKEI, from the coding sequence ATGAACAATCAAATCACACTAGCATATTTAGATCATGATGATCTAGATGCTTTACAAGTTGTAAGTGTTGTCAGTTTTTATGAATCGTTTATCGATGGCGCAGATCCACTTGATATGCAAGAATATTTACAGACACAATTGACAACTGAAATATTGGCAGTAGAATTGGCACAGTCAACCAGTAAATTTATTGGTATTAAGGATCATCAAATACTCATTGGTTATATGAAAGTCAATGATGAAAAAGATGCTATAGAGATTCAACGGCTCTATCTGCTCAAAGATTATCAAAACAAAGGGTTAGGGCAACGGTTACTCGATGAAGCGAATCGTTATGCTAAAACGAAACAAAAACGTTATTTACGTTTGGCTGTTTATGAAAAAAATCATGCAGCTATTCGTTTTTATGAACGTTATGGATTTAAAAAAATCGGGATCAAACATTTTCTTTTAGGAAAACAAGATCGTATTTGTCCGATTTTAGAAAAAGAAATCTAA
- a CDS encoding PHP domain-containing protein yields the protein MTTEHFDLANPVTKVDDIPDYEMYSQTIDSLNRRFGNRVLKGIEIGYIASEKDRIIDYLADKDYDLKLLSVHHNGQFDYLDDEVKDMDPAIVIPRYFAQLSEALVVIEADVFAHFDCGFRVFGLSVAEFKQYEAQFLPILDQVIKNKLAFELNTKSAYLYDNLALYEYVIDLYLSRGSTLFSVGSDGHYLGHFRFHFDDLFALLKAKGVTELAFYQKRKRIMVPLPV from the coding sequence GTGACAACTGAACATTTTGACTTAGCCAATCCTGTTACTAAAGTCGATGATATCCCCGATTATGAAATGTACAGTCAAACAATCGATAGCTTAAATAGGCGTTTTGGCAATCGTGTTTTAAAAGGCATCGAAATCGGTTACATCGCTTCTGAAAAGGATCGGATCATCGACTATTTAGCCGATAAAGATTACGATTTAAAATTACTCAGTGTGCATCATAATGGTCAATTTGATTATTTAGATGATGAAGTCAAAGATATGGACCCTGCTATTGTGATTCCTCGGTATTTTGCACAACTTTCAGAAGCACTAGTTGTTATAGAAGCAGATGTCTTTGCTCATTTCGACTGTGGTTTTCGGGTATTTGGTCTATCCGTTGCTGAATTTAAACAATATGAAGCGCAGTTTTTACCGATTCTAGATCAAGTAATCAAAAATAAATTGGCATTCGAATTAAATACTAAGAGCGCTTACTTGTATGACAATTTAGCGCTATATGAATATGTCATCGATTTATATCTTTCACGTGGTAGTACCTTGTTTAGTGTTGGATCAGATGGGCATTACCTTGGACATTTCCGTTTCCATTTCGATGATCTTTTTGCTCTGTTAAAAGCAAAAGGTGTGACGGAATTAGCGTTTTATCAAAAAAGAAAGCGAATTATGGTTCCACTACCAGTCTAA